From Lysobacter auxotrophicus, the proteins below share one genomic window:
- a CDS encoding efflux RND transporter periplasmic adaptor subunit, protein MSAARPSSRNARKPTPWIRHGIVAAVAIALIAGGVYFYRKRGADAAEGAFRTVQVERGDIRVAISSTGTLSAISTVTVGSQISGQVTDVLVDFNDPVTRGQVIARIDPKTYEAQIAQGNAQIASARASLSQAQATLLNAQLDYQRKSDLGARQLVARSDVDLAKAALDQARAQVNAAQASIRQQTASTQTTQVNLERTVIRSPVDGVVLTRSIEPGQTVAASLQAPELFTIAEDLAKMKIELAVDEADIGQVRTGQNVSFTVDAFPDRQFRGTVEQVRLSATTTNNVVTYPVVVTVDNSDGTLLPGLTVNAEIEVSKREDVLKISNAALRYKPADDAQSATAGASPGAGGPRGGTGMLDDLARTAASMKLNANQQAAFDTAAEAIRARQAARQQQATQSGGGNRLFGGGGGGGRGPVMVGGAGAGNLQAQMRQRMTDRFKEDFAAFRATLDDAQKKQWDAAIANLVNAKRVQVYKLVDGKPQPVMVRLGASDGTDTEISGGGLQAGDAIVTGERAARE, encoded by the coding sequence ATGAGCGCAGCCCGCCCGTCGTCCCGCAATGCACGCAAGCCCACGCCGTGGATCCGCCACGGTATCGTCGCCGCGGTCGCGATCGCGCTGATCGCCGGCGGCGTGTACTTCTATCGCAAGCGCGGCGCGGACGCCGCCGAGGGCGCGTTCCGCACCGTGCAGGTCGAGCGCGGCGACATCCGCGTGGCGATCTCCTCCACCGGCACGCTCAGCGCGATTTCCACCGTTACCGTCGGCAGCCAGATTTCCGGCCAGGTGACCGACGTGCTGGTCGACTTCAACGACCCGGTGACCAGGGGCCAGGTCATCGCGCGCATCGATCCGAAGACCTACGAGGCGCAGATCGCGCAGGGCAACGCGCAGATCGCCAGCGCGCGCGCATCGCTGAGCCAGGCGCAGGCGACGCTGCTCAACGCGCAGCTCGATTACCAGCGCAAGAGCGACCTCGGCGCGCGTCAGCTCGTCGCGCGCAGCGATGTCGACCTCGCCAAGGCGGCGCTCGACCAGGCGCGTGCGCAGGTCAACGCGGCGCAGGCGTCGATCCGCCAGCAGACCGCGTCCACGCAGACCACGCAGGTGAACCTGGAACGCACCGTGATCCGCTCGCCGGTCGACGGCGTGGTGCTCACGCGCAGCATCGAACCCGGCCAGACCGTCGCGGCGAGCCTGCAGGCGCCGGAGCTGTTCACCATCGCCGAAGACCTGGCGAAGATGAAGATCGAACTGGCGGTGGATGAAGCCGACATCGGCCAGGTGCGCACCGGGCAAAACGTGTCGTTCACCGTCGATGCGTTTCCGGACCGCCAGTTCCGCGGCACGGTCGAACAGGTGCGTCTGTCGGCGACCACCACCAACAACGTGGTGACGTACCCGGTCGTCGTCACCGTCGACAACAGCGACGGCACGCTGCTGCCGGGCCTCACGGTCAACGCGGAAATCGAGGTCAGCAAGCGCGAGGACGTGCTGAAGATCTCCAACGCCGCGCTGCGCTACAAGCCGGCGGACGACGCGCAGAGCGCGACCGCGGGCGCGTCGCCGGGCGCCGGTGGCCCGCGCGGCGGCACGGGCATGCTTGACGATCTGGCGCGCACCGCCGCGTCGATGAAGTTGAACGCCAACCAGCAGGCCGCCTTCGACACCGCCGCCGAGGCCATACGTGCACGGCAGGCGGCGCGACAGCAGCAGGCCACGCAATCCGGCGGCGGCAATCGCCTCTTCGGCGGTGGTGGTGGCGGCGGGCGTGGCCCGGTGATGGTGGGCGGCGCGGGCGCCGGCAACCTGCAGGCGCAGATGCGCCAGCGCATGACCGATCGCTTCAAGGAAGACTTCGCCGCCTTCCGCGCCACGCTCGACGACGCGCAGAAGAAGCAGTGGGACGCCGCCATAGCGAACCTCGTCAACGCCAAGCGCGTGCAGGTCTACAAGCTCGTCGACGGCAAGCCGCAGCCGGTGATGGTGCGCCTGGGCGCGAGCGACGGCACCGACACGGAAATCTCCGGCGGTGGCCTGCAGGCGGGCGATGCGATCGTGACCGGCGAACGGGCCGCACGCGAATGA
- the mazG gene encoding nucleoside triphosphate pyrophosphohydrolase — translation MQNPHDIQRLLDIMSRLRDPNGGCPWDLEQDFSTIAPYTIEEAYEVADAIDRNDLSDLKDELGDLLLQVVFHAQMASEQGAFAFGDVVAAICDKMVRRHPHVFADASVEDAEAQTIAWEETKRREREANGHEDRSALAGIARGLPEWQRATKLQKRAARVGFDWPDVTPVFAKLHEEIDEVRAEFAALDANPGDAAARDRLEDEIGDVLFVCANLARHAQVDVGAAMRRANLKFERRFRAMEALAQADGTSLADLPLQAQDRLWNRAKADEKA, via the coding sequence ATGCAAAACCCCCACGACATCCAGCGCCTGCTCGACATCATGTCGCGCCTGCGCGATCCGAACGGCGGTTGCCCGTGGGATCTGGAACAGGACTTCTCGACCATCGCGCCGTACACGATCGAAGAGGCCTACGAAGTCGCCGACGCGATCGACCGCAACGACCTGTCCGACCTGAAGGACGAGCTCGGCGACCTGCTGCTGCAGGTGGTCTTCCATGCGCAGATGGCGTCGGAGCAGGGCGCGTTCGCGTTCGGCGACGTGGTCGCTGCGATCTGCGACAAGATGGTGCGTCGCCATCCGCACGTCTTCGCCGATGCGTCCGTGGAAGACGCCGAGGCGCAGACCATCGCGTGGGAGGAAACCAAGCGCCGCGAGCGCGAGGCGAACGGGCACGAAGACCGTTCCGCGCTCGCCGGTATCGCGCGCGGGCTGCCCGAGTGGCAGCGCGCCACGAAGCTGCAGAAACGCGCCGCGCGCGTCGGCTTCGACTGGCCCGACGTGACGCCCGTGTTCGCCAAGTTGCACGAGGAAATCGACGAGGTGCGCGCGGAGTTCGCCGCACTCGACGCGAACCCGGGCGATGCGGCCGCGCGCGATCGGCTGGAGGACGAGATCGGCGACGTGCTGTTCGTCTGCGCGAATCTCGCGCGTCATGCGCAGGTGGATGTCGGCGCCGCGATGCGCCGGGCGAACCTCAAGTTCGAACGGCGTTTCCGCGCGATGGAAGCGCTCGCGCAGGCCGACGGAACCTCGCTTGCCGACCTGCCGCTGCAGGCGCAGGATCGCCTCTGGAATCGCGCCAAGGCCGACGAAAAGGCCTGA
- a CDS encoding response regulator transcription factor: MQGTGTRDGGLVLIVEDNRNISEMVGEYLEGRGFEVDYASDGLDGYRLATENNYDVIVLDLMLPRMDGVELCKKLREEARKSTPVLMLTARDTLDEKLTGLGAGADDYLTKPFAIQELEARLRALIRRERRQVGGEVLKVADLVLDPASLRVTRGGSELQLSPIGLRLLTILMRESPRVVSRQEIEREIWGNGLPDSDTLRSHLYNLRKTIDKPFDKQLLHTVQSAGYRVADISQPPE; the protein is encoded by the coding sequence ATGCAGGGTACCGGAACACGGGATGGCGGCCTGGTCCTCATTGTCGAGGACAACCGCAACATCTCAGAGATGGTCGGTGAATACCTCGAGGGCCGTGGCTTCGAGGTCGACTACGCGAGCGACGGCCTCGACGGCTATCGGCTGGCGACGGAAAACAACTACGACGTCATCGTGCTGGACCTGATGCTCCCGCGCATGGACGGCGTGGAGCTGTGCAAGAAGCTGCGCGAGGAAGCGCGCAAGTCGACGCCGGTGCTCATGCTCACCGCGCGCGACACGCTCGACGAGAAGCTTACCGGCCTGGGCGCCGGCGCCGACGACTACCTCACCAAGCCGTTCGCGATCCAGGAGCTGGAAGCGCGCCTGCGCGCGTTGATCCGTCGCGAACGTCGCCAGGTCGGCGGGGAAGTGCTGAAGGTCGCCGACCTCGTACTCGATCCGGCCAGCCTGCGCGTCACGCGTGGCGGCAGCGAGCTGCAGCTCTCGCCCATCGGCCTGCGCCTGCTGACGATCCTCATGCGCGAATCGCCGCGCGTGGTCAGCCGGCAGGAAATCGAGCGCGAGATCTGGGGCAACGGCCTGCCGGATTCGGACACGCTGCGCAGCCATCTGTACAACCTGCGCAAGACCATCGACAAGCCTTTCGACAAGCAGCTGCTGCACACGGTGCAGAGCGCGGGCTATCGCGTGGCCGACATCTCGCAGCCGCCCGAGTAA
- the nudE gene encoding ADP compounds hydrolase NudE yields the protein MSRRLPTIHRITEHDAGPYRLERLDLEFANGERRHYERLHGRGHGAVVVVPMIDKDTVLLVREYAAGVHRYELGLVKGRIDAGETPEQAADRELKEEAGYGARDVHVLRALTLAPTYMSHQAHLVIARDLYPERLPGDEPEELEVVPWKLDALHELILREDFSEGRSIAALFIAREWLRMQTR from the coding sequence ATGTCGCGTCGCCTGCCCACGATCCACCGCATCACCGAACACGACGCCGGGCCGTACCGGCTCGAGCGCCTCGACCTGGAATTCGCCAACGGCGAGCGCCGCCACTACGAGCGCCTGCACGGGCGCGGACACGGCGCGGTCGTGGTCGTGCCGATGATCGATAAGGACACCGTGCTGCTCGTGCGCGAATACGCCGCCGGCGTGCACCGCTACGAACTCGGGCTGGTGAAGGGTCGCATCGACGCGGGCGAAACGCCGGAGCAGGCGGCCGACCGCGAGCTGAAGGAAGAAGCCGGCTACGGCGCGCGCGACGTGCATGTGCTGCGCGCGCTCACGCTCGCGCCCACGTACATGAGCCACCAGGCGCACCTGGTGATCGCGCGCGACCTGTACCCCGAACGCCTGCCCGGCGACGAGCCCGAAGAGCTGGAAGTGGTGCCGTGGAAGCTCGACGCGCTGCACGAGCTGATCCTTCGCGAGGATTTCTCCGAAGGCCGCAGCATCGCCGCCCTGTTCATCGCCCGCGAGTGGCTGAGGATGCAAACCCGATGA
- a CDS encoding sensor histidine kinase, with amino-acid sequence MAHGLPRRIKLAFITQALIGSIVITVGILLTGIIVRQKVVEQRVAQEAEAFWHAYAEDPSHRLPGSSTMSSYLVVPGNLQAPLPAELRTVTGSGVQRLPDSGRLVYIDRRPQGTLYIIFSAWLADQSVLLTGLVSLILSLVTSGVLIWMTYRTSKRMVTPVSWLANQVAHWDPRDPDASAIASAHLPAEAGDEVRKLSRALTGLSQRVGDFVQRERNFTRDASHELRTPLTVIRVATDLMLADTENSSRTRRSLSRIQQAGRDMEAVIEAFLILAREADVAPQSEEFEVRDIVTAEVERIRPLLGDRPVTVSLHDEGAPRLVAPPHVLRVMVGNLLGNAARFTESGEIEVRLMPDRVVIRDSGIGMSPEILAKAFDPFFRADSADSDGKGMGLSIVRRLGERFGWPVSLASAPGQGTTAVIRFAR; translated from the coding sequence ATGGCGCACGGACTTCCGCGCAGGATCAAACTCGCGTTCATCACGCAGGCGTTGATCGGCAGCATCGTGATCACGGTGGGCATCCTGCTCACCGGCATCATCGTGCGCCAGAAAGTCGTCGAGCAACGCGTGGCGCAGGAGGCGGAGGCGTTCTGGCACGCCTACGCCGAAGACCCCTCGCACCGCTTGCCGGGGAGCTCGACGATGTCGAGCTACCTCGTGGTGCCGGGCAACCTGCAGGCGCCGCTTCCGGCGGAACTGCGCACGGTGACCGGCAGCGGCGTGCAGCGGCTGCCCGACAGCGGACGGCTGGTGTACATCGACCGGCGCCCGCAGGGCACGCTGTACATCATCTTTTCCGCCTGGCTCGCCGATCAGTCGGTGCTGCTGACCGGACTGGTGTCGCTGATCCTGTCGCTGGTCACCAGCGGCGTGCTGATCTGGATGACGTACCGCACCTCCAAGCGCATGGTCACGCCGGTGAGCTGGCTGGCGAACCAGGTCGCGCACTGGGACCCGCGCGATCCCGACGCGAGTGCCATCGCTTCGGCGCATCTGCCGGCCGAAGCCGGGGACGAGGTGCGCAAGTTGTCGCGTGCACTCACCGGCCTGTCGCAGCGCGTGGGCGATTTCGTGCAGCGCGAACGCAACTTCACCCGCGATGCGAGCCACGAGCTGCGCACGCCGCTCACCGTGATCCGCGTCGCGACCGACCTGATGCTGGCCGACACCGAGAACAGCTCGCGCACGCGGCGTTCGCTCTCGCGCATCCAGCAGGCCGGGCGCGACATGGAAGCGGTGATCGAGGCGTTCCTGATCCTCGCGCGCGAGGCCGACGTGGCGCCGCAGAGCGAGGAGTTCGAGGTGCGCGACATCGTCACCGCCGAAGTCGAACGCATCCGCCCGCTGCTGGGCGACCGCCCCGTCACCGTGAGCCTGCACGACGAAGGCGCGCCGCGCCTGGTCGCGCCGCCGCACGTGCTGCGGGTCATGGTCGGCAACCTGCTCGGCAACGCGGCGCGGTTTACCGAATCGGGCGAGATCGAGGTGCGGCTGATGCCCGATCGCGTCGTCATCCGCGACAGCGGCATCGGCATGTCGCCGGAAATCCTGGCCAAGGCGTTCGACCCGTTCTTCCGCGCGGATTCCGCCGACAGCGACGGCAAGGGCATGGGCCTGTCGATCGTGCGCCGCCTCGGCGAACGCTTCGGCTGGCCGGTGAGTCTGGCGAGCGCGCCGGGGCAGGGCACGACGGCGGTGATCCGCTTCGCGCGGTGA
- a CDS encoding DMT family protein, producing the protein MPLERILPIALLLGSNVFMTFAWYGHLKYKSAPLMVAIFASWGIAFFEYCLMVPANRMGSSVYSAPQLKGMQEVITLLVFAGFSAWYLGQPLKWNHWAGFALIAVAAWLIFLE; encoded by the coding sequence ATGCCCCTGGAACGCATCCTTCCCATCGCCCTGCTGCTGGGCTCGAACGTCTTCATGACCTTCGCCTGGTACGGCCACCTCAAGTACAAATCCGCGCCGCTGATGGTGGCGATCTTCGCCAGCTGGGGCATCGCGTTCTTCGAGTACTGCCTGATGGTGCCGGCCAACCGCATGGGCAGCTCAGTCTACTCGGCGCCCCAGCTCAAGGGCATGCAGGAGGTGATCACGCTACTGGTCTTCGCGGGCTTCTCCGCGTGGTACCTGGGCCAGCCGCTGAAGTGGAACCACTGGGCGGGCTTCGCGCTGATCGCCGTGGCGGCGTGGTTGATCTTCCTGGAGTGA
- a CDS encoding ABC transporter ATP-binding protein — protein sequence MSTAPRERPDVPVILTRALSKTYAAHTEAEVQALRGVDLRIDRGEFVAIMGPSGSGKSTLMNLIGCLDTPTAGVYECDGVDVATLDAEELAALRRDKIGFVFQGFNLLPRMSALDNVAMPLSYARVPPHERLERAREALVSVGLGERVGHKPSELSGGQQQRVAIARALINRPPILLADEPTGALDSRTGEEILALFKRLRDDDHTVVLITHDADVAAHADRTYVMRDGELHPEGAA from the coding sequence ATGAGCACGGCCCCGCGCGAACGGCCGGACGTGCCGGTGATCCTCACCCGCGCGTTGAGCAAGACCTATGCGGCGCACACCGAGGCCGAGGTGCAGGCGCTGCGCGGTGTCGACCTGCGCATCGATCGCGGCGAGTTCGTCGCGATCATGGGGCCGTCGGGCTCGGGCAAGTCGACGCTGATGAACCTGATCGGCTGCCTCGACACGCCCACGGCCGGCGTCTACGAATGCGATGGCGTCGACGTCGCCACGCTGGATGCCGAGGAACTGGCGGCATTGCGTCGCGACAAGATCGGCTTCGTCTTCCAGGGCTTCAACCTGCTGCCGCGCATGAGCGCGCTGGATAACGTCGCAATGCCGCTGAGTTACGCGCGCGTGCCGCCGCACGAGCGCCTGGAACGTGCGCGCGAAGCGCTGGTGTCGGTGGGCCTGGGCGAACGCGTCGGCCACAAACCCAGCGAGCTTTCCGGCGGGCAGCAGCAGCGCGTGGCGATCGCGCGCGCGCTCATCAACCGTCCGCCGATCCTGCTTGCCGACGAACCGACTGGCGCGCTCGACAGCCGCACCGGCGAGGAGATCCTCGCGCTGTTCAAGCGCCTGCGCGACGACGACCACACCGTGGTGCTGATCACGCACGATGCCGACGTCGCGGCGCACGCCGACCGCACCTACGTCATGCGCGACGGCGAGCTGCATCCGGAGGGCGCGGCATGA
- a CDS encoding DUF962 domain-containing protein, with product MPRFASFREFYPFYLSEHSHRTSRRLHFIGSCGVLVLVALAIVLGNAWWLLAALVCGYGFAWVGHFFFEKNRPATFKHPLYSFVGDWVMFKDILSGKIRF from the coding sequence ATGCCGCGCTTTGCCAGCTTCCGCGAGTTCTACCCGTTCTACCTGAGCGAACACAGCCACCGCACCAGTCGGCGCCTGCATTTCATCGGCAGTTGCGGCGTGCTGGTGCTGGTCGCGTTGGCGATCGTGCTGGGCAACGCGTGGTGGCTGCTGGCCGCGCTGGTTTGCGGTTACGGGTTCGCGTGGGTGGGGCACTTCTTCTTCGAGAAGAACCGGCCGGCGACGTTCAAGCACCCGCTCTATTCGTTCGTCGGCGACTGGGTGATGTTCAAGGACATCCTCAGCGGAAAGATCCGGTTCTAG
- a CDS encoding ABC transporter permease — translation MNFSDILRTAIYALRGNWMRSALTSLGVIIGIAAVIVMVSVGQGTQQEIDKMVSGLGSQRLDISPGAGRGPGGGGVRMSSSSFFTLNEGDVDAIRNEIPEVQYVAGALRGNTQVVYAENNASTSWQGVQADFFDINGWTIANGAGFDTQDYTSAGKSVIIGETVRRTLFGDETGVGQTIRLGRVPFTVVGTLNPKGQGGFGQDQDDVVMVPLETARRRLLGAMGLPSGAVMQIALTVADAKDLSYTQGEVEALLRQRHRIKPGEEDDFNVRNISEIVATRTATTRLMSLLLGAVATISLIVGGIGIMNIMLVSVTERIREIGLRMAVGAGPSDVRRQFLAEAMLLSLGGGVLGIVIGIAGALVVGRFSDLPVALNGQVIALAATFSIMTGLFFGYYPARKASQLDPIEALRQQ, via the coding sequence ATGAACTTCTCCGACATCCTGCGCACCGCGATCTACGCGCTGCGCGGCAACTGGATGCGCAGCGCGCTGACCTCGCTCGGCGTGATCATCGGCATCGCGGCGGTGATCGTGATGGTCTCGGTCGGCCAGGGCACGCAGCAGGAAATCGACAAGATGGTATCCGGCCTGGGCTCCCAGCGCCTGGACATCAGCCCCGGCGCGGGACGTGGGCCGGGCGGTGGCGGCGTGCGCATGAGTTCGTCGAGCTTCTTCACGCTCAACGAGGGCGACGTCGACGCGATCCGCAACGAGATCCCCGAAGTGCAGTACGTCGCCGGCGCGTTGCGCGGCAACACGCAGGTGGTCTACGCCGAGAACAACGCGTCGACGAGCTGGCAGGGCGTGCAGGCGGATTTCTTCGACATCAACGGCTGGACCATCGCCAACGGCGCGGGCTTCGACACGCAGGATTACACCAGCGCCGGCAAGTCGGTGATCATCGGCGAGACCGTGCGGCGCACGTTGTTCGGCGACGAAACCGGCGTCGGGCAGACGATCCGCCTGGGACGCGTCCCGTTCACCGTCGTGGGCACGCTCAACCCGAAGGGGCAGGGCGGCTTCGGCCAGGACCAGGACGACGTGGTGATGGTGCCGCTGGAAACCGCGCGCCGTCGCCTGCTGGGCGCGATGGGGTTGCCCTCCGGCGCGGTGATGCAGATCGCGCTGACGGTGGCCGACGCGAAGGACCTGTCCTACACGCAGGGCGAAGTCGAAGCGCTGCTGCGCCAGCGCCATCGCATCAAGCCGGGCGAGGAAGACGACTTCAACGTGCGCAACATCTCCGAGATCGTCGCCACGCGAACCGCGACGACGCGCCTGATGTCGCTGCTGCTCGGCGCGGTAGCGACGATCTCGCTGATCGTCGGCGGCATCGGGATCATGAACATCATGCTGGTGTCGGTGACCGAGCGCATCCGCGAGATCGGCCTGCGCATGGCGGTCGGCGCGGGGCCATCGGACGTGCGGCGACAGTTCCTCGCCGAGGCGATGCTGCTGTCGCTCGGCGGCGGCGTGCTGGGCATCGTGATCGGCATCGCCGGCGCGCTGGTGGTCGGACGCTTCAGCGACCTGCCGGTGGCGCTGAACGGCCAGGTGATCGCGCTGGCCGCGACGTTCTCGATCATGACCGGTCTCTTCTTCGGCTATTACCCGGCGCGAAAGGCATCGCAGCTGGATCCGATCGAGGCGTTGCGGCAGCAGTAA
- the cysQ gene encoding 3'(2'),5'-bisphosphate nucleotidase CysQ: MMSSAFPDAATREDVIALAHDAAAAILGIYDSEFAVQHKDDDSPLTAADLAAHRCIVDGLARITPDIPVLSEESAHEVPTAMRRQWSRLWLVDPLDGTREFVKRNGEFTVNIALIVDGVAVWGVVQAPVTGECWHGGAAFGAFLRVGSRDSALRVRAPATAPLRVAASRSHRDGRTQAFIDRMGETQPLGLGSSLKFCKLAEGTLDVYPRFGPTSEWDTAAGQCVLEGAGGAVLDPQGRPFRYNQRERILNGDFIGLGDVSLPWREWLGEA, translated from the coding sequence ATGATGTCGTCCGCCTTTCCCGACGCCGCGACGCGCGAGGACGTCATCGCGCTGGCGCACGATGCCGCCGCCGCGATCCTGGGCATCTACGACAGCGAATTCGCCGTGCAGCACAAGGACGACGATTCGCCGCTGACCGCGGCGGACCTCGCCGCGCACCGCTGCATCGTCGACGGACTGGCGCGGATCACGCCGGACATCCCCGTGTTGTCGGAGGAATCCGCACACGAGGTGCCCACTGCGATGCGCCGGCAGTGGTCGCGGCTGTGGCTGGTCGATCCGCTCGACGGCACGCGCGAGTTCGTCAAGCGCAACGGCGAGTTCACGGTGAACATCGCGTTGATCGTCGACGGCGTGGCCGTGTGGGGCGTCGTGCAGGCGCCGGTGACGGGCGAGTGCTGGCACGGCGGCGCGGCGTTCGGCGCGTTCCTGCGCGTGGGCTCGCGCGATAGCGCACTGCGCGTGCGCGCGCCGGCGACCGCGCCGCTGCGCGTGGCCGCAAGCCGTTCGCATCGCGATGGCCGCACGCAGGCGTTCATCGACCGCATGGGCGAGACGCAGCCGCTCGGGCTCGGCTCGTCGCTGAAGTTCTGCAAGCTCGCCGAGGGCACGCTCGATGTGTACCCGCGCTTCGGTCCGACCAGCGAATGGGACACGGCCGCCGGCCAGTGCGTGCTCGAAGGTGCGGGCGGTGCGGTGCTCGACCCGCAGGGGCGCCCGTTCCGCTACAACCAGCGTGAACGCATCCTCAACGGCGATTTCATCGGCTTGGGCGACGTGTCACTGCCGTGGCGGGAGTGGCTGGGCGAGGCATGA